A portion of the Bacillus sp. es.034 genome contains these proteins:
- a CDS encoding FTR1 family protein: protein MELQALLITFREVLEALLIIGIITTYLKKTNHGRFTKFVWLGAGLAVIASVGVAMLFQVVFTGFAAMGSEMYLKIGIMLVSSVLLTQMVFWMAKHSRDLKGNMEGKMKHFISTGNIVGMVIHSFLVVLREGVETVFFFAAITGGDIGAAMQGWGAITGVVIGCVVAYFFFKGTMRISLKSFFKVTGAFIILISAGLLVQAISMMQDIGLIGSVIPHLYDLTWILPEHPIDYAHFLRDTGTAPLLSGDVGIFLKALFGYSSMPSIEEVISYIGYFVAIYFLTAPKRESVKTKEEVKGGVKDLSPQAK from the coding sequence GTGGAATTACAAGCTTTACTGATCACCTTTCGTGAAGTCCTGGAAGCGTTACTGATCATCGGGATCATCACTACCTATCTGAAGAAAACGAATCACGGCAGGTTTACAAAGTTTGTCTGGCTGGGTGCCGGATTAGCGGTAATCGCCAGTGTCGGCGTAGCGATGCTCTTTCAGGTCGTCTTTACGGGATTTGCCGCGATGGGAAGCGAGATGTATCTGAAGATCGGCATCATGCTGGTCTCCTCCGTCCTTCTTACCCAGATGGTCTTTTGGATGGCGAAGCACAGCCGTGACCTTAAAGGAAACATGGAAGGGAAAATGAAGCATTTTATTTCGACAGGTAATATTGTCGGAATGGTGATACACTCGTTCCTCGTTGTTCTTAGAGAAGGTGTGGAGACTGTATTCTTCTTCGCCGCCATTACAGGCGGGGATATCGGAGCGGCCATGCAGGGCTGGGGAGCGATCACGGGAGTCGTCATCGGTTGTGTCGTAGCTTACTTCTTCTTTAAAGGCACAATGAGAATTTCATTGAAGAGCTTCTTTAAAGTGACCGGCGCATTCATTATCCTCATATCTGCTGGACTTCTTGTACAGGCGATTTCCATGATGCAGGATATAGGATTGATCGGCAGTGTAATTCCACACCTTTACGACCTGACTTGGATACTGCCTGAGCATCCGATCGATTATGCCCATTTCCTTCGTGATACGGGAACTGCCCCGTTGTTATCCGGTGATGTAGGCATTTTCCTGAAAGCGTTGTTCGGATATTCTTCCATGCCTTCCATCGAAGAAGTGATTTCGTATATCGGCTATTTCGTAGCGATTTACTTCCTGACTGCACCGAAGCGGGAGTCGGTGAAAACAAAGGAAGAGGTCAAAGGCGGAGTGAAGGATTTGAGTCCGCAAGCTAAATAA
- the trxA gene encoding thioredoxin: MAITHATDQSFTTDTNSGLVLADFWAPWCGPCKMIAPVLEELDSEMGDKVKIVKVDVDENQETAGKYGVMSIPTLVVLKDGEVVDKVIGFQPKEALAELLNKHV, encoded by the coding sequence ATGGCTATTACACATGCTACTGATCAATCATTCACAACTGATACAAACTCTGGACTGGTACTTGCAGATTTCTGGGCTCCTTGGTGTGGACCTTGTAAAATGATCGCTCCCGTACTGGAAGAGCTTGATAGCGAAATGGGCGACAAAGTGAAGATCGTCAAAGTCGACGTTGATGAAAACCAGGAAACAGCAGGTAAATACGGGGTTATGAGTATCCCGACTTTAGTTGTCCTTAAAGACGGCGAAGTGGTTGACAAAGTAATCGGTTTCCAACCTAAGGAAGCACTTGCTGAACTATTAAACAAACACGTGTAA
- a CDS encoding TetR/AcrR family transcriptional regulator, translating to MKRNKPKYMQIIDAAVIVIAENGYHQAQVSKIAKQAGVADGTIYLYFKNKEDILISLFKEKMVLFVEKIEEVIAGKQTVSEKLLVMIENHCRILSDDHHLAIVTQLELRQSNKDIRLKINDVLKGYLELVDKILISGIESGEFSSDLNVRLARQMIFGTLDEMATTWVMNDQKYDLVEQVPAIHKLLLHGCGGRN from the coding sequence ATGAAACGAAATAAACCAAAATACATGCAAATAATCGATGCTGCTGTTATTGTAATAGCGGAAAATGGGTACCATCAGGCACAGGTGTCAAAGATTGCCAAACAGGCAGGGGTGGCTGACGGAACCATCTATCTTTATTTTAAAAACAAAGAAGATATCCTGATTTCGTTGTTTAAAGAAAAAATGGTTCTCTTTGTCGAAAAAATTGAAGAAGTTATTGCAGGAAAACAGACAGTTTCAGAGAAATTATTAGTGATGATTGAAAATCATTGTAGGATACTGTCGGATGATCATCATCTCGCCATCGTCACACAATTGGAGCTTAGACAGTCGAATAAAGATATCCGATTGAAGATCAATGATGTGTTAAAGGGCTATCTGGAACTGGTCGATAAGATCCTGATCAGCGGGATCGAATCAGGCGAGTTCTCAAGTGATCTGAATGTTCGCCTCGCCCGCCAAATGATCTTTGGTACACTGGATGAAATGGCGACAACATGGGTAATGAACGATCAGAAATACGACTTAGTCGAACAAGTCCCTGCTATTCATAAGCTATTGCTTCATGGATGCGGAGGCAGGAATTAA
- a CDS encoding electron transfer flavoprotein subunit alpha/FixB family protein has protein sequence MARKVLVLGEVRDGSLRNVSFEAIAAGKTVSEGGEVVGVLIGKSVSALGDEMIQYGADKVVVVEDDKLEQYTSDGYSQAILSVIDEEKPEGIIFGHTALGKDLSPKVASKLSTGLISDATDLEEAGGNLVFTRPIYSGKAFEKKIVTDGVIFATIRPNNIEPLAKDESRTGEVTSLSVDIKDLRTIIKEVVRKASEGVDLSEAKVIIAGGRGVKSEDGFNPLKELADVLGGAVGASRGACDADYCDYSLQIGQTGKVVTPDLYIACGISGAIQHLAGMSNSKVIVAINKDPEANIFNVADYGIVGDLFEVVPMLTEEFKKLKVSSS, from the coding sequence ATGGCGAGAAAAGTATTAGTACTTGGAGAAGTTCGGGACGGATCATTACGTAATGTTTCCTTTGAAGCGATTGCGGCAGGTAAGACAGTATCGGAAGGCGGAGAAGTTGTCGGCGTTTTAATCGGCAAAAGTGTAAGCGCTTTAGGCGATGAAATGATCCAGTATGGTGCCGATAAAGTAGTGGTTGTGGAAGATGATAAGCTGGAACAATATACGTCAGATGGCTATTCACAGGCCATCCTGTCAGTCATCGATGAAGAGAAGCCTGAGGGAATCATCTTCGGTCATACGGCACTTGGAAAAGACCTGTCTCCTAAAGTGGCAAGCAAGCTCAGCACAGGATTGATTTCCGATGCAACGGATCTTGAAGAAGCAGGCGGTAACCTCGTCTTCACAAGACCGATCTACTCAGGGAAAGCATTTGAAAAGAAAATCGTGACTGACGGAGTGATCTTCGCGACGATCCGTCCTAACAACATCGAGCCTTTGGCGAAGGATGAGTCACGTACAGGAGAGGTTACATCCCTTTCTGTCGATATTAAAGATCTGCGTACCATCATTAAAGAAGTCGTCCGCAAAGCGAGCGAAGGGGTGGATCTATCTGAAGCGAAAGTCATCATCGCCGGCGGACGCGGAGTGAAGAGTGAAGATGGATTCAATCCACTCAAGGAACTTGCCGACGTCCTTGGCGGAGCTGTCGGAGCTTCCCGTGGAGCATGTGACGCTGACTACTGCGACTACTCATTGCAAATTGGTCAAACAGGTAAAGTCGTAACGCCTGATCTGTATATTGCATGTGGTATTTCAGGAGCTATCCAGCATTTAGCAGGTATGTCCAACTCCAAGGTCATCGTGGCGATCAATAAAGATCCTGAAGCGAATATCTTTAACGTAGCGGATTACGGAATCGTTGGAGACCTGTTCGAAGTGGTACCGATGCTGACGGAAGAATTCAAGAAATTAAAAGTATCTTCTTCTTAA
- a CDS encoding NAD-dependent epimerase/dehydratase family protein, translated as MKIIVTGGAGFIGSHLSRKLIEEKHELLIVDSFHPYYSPERKKRQLSFVREMGSFRFVQKDLLLDEQELQEVFHDFKADCVVHLAAIPGVSHSLRVPNEYVDYDIKATINTLRMAGESGIRKFVFASSSSVYGNTDHKPSKEDDATGEVVSPYAAAKYSAESFCKAYASIYGMDLTILRFFTVYGPWGRPDMAIYSFIKKLMDGGEIPIYGLENKRDYTYIDDIVDGTYKAIRSEESGTFNLGNGSPISMERLVNELRTHFPSLNLRVTDRRVGDVTSTCADSRKAKETLGYSPSVSFEEGIKRTVQWMKKHEQNVL; from the coding sequence TTGAAGATTATTGTTACAGGAGGGGCCGGGTTCATCGGATCCCATCTATCCAGAAAGCTCATTGAAGAGAAACACGAGCTGTTGATCGTAGACAGCTTTCATCCCTATTATTCACCTGAAAGAAAAAAGAGGCAGTTGTCCTTTGTGAGGGAAATGGGTTCATTTCGCTTCGTCCAAAAGGATTTACTACTGGATGAACAGGAATTACAAGAAGTATTCCATGATTTTAAAGCCGATTGTGTCGTCCATCTGGCGGCGATTCCAGGCGTTTCCCATTCCTTGCGTGTCCCGAATGAATATGTCGATTATGACATCAAAGCGACGATCAACACGCTGCGGATGGCGGGGGAGAGCGGCATCCGTAAATTTGTCTTCGCTTCTTCTTCCTCCGTCTATGGAAATACCGATCACAAGCCATCTAAAGAAGATGACGCAACGGGTGAGGTAGTATCTCCTTATGCCGCTGCAAAGTACAGTGCCGAATCGTTCTGTAAAGCCTATGCGTCCATTTATGGAATGGACTTGACGATCCTTCGTTTCTTTACGGTCTATGGGCCATGGGGCAGACCCGACATGGCGATCTATTCTTTCATCAAAAAGCTCATGGATGGTGGGGAAATTCCGATATATGGACTGGAGAATAAGAGGGACTATACGTACATAGATGATATTGTGGATGGTACATACAAGGCAATCAGAAGTGAAGAGTCGGGAACGTTTAACCTCGGGAATGGTTCGCCGATTTCAATGGAGAGATTGGTAAATGAACTGAGAACACACTTCCCTTCCCTTAATCTTCGCGTCACGGATAGAAGAGTAGGGGATGTGACATCTACCTGTGCAGATAGTAGGAAGGCAAAAGAAACCCTTGGCTATTCTCCTTCCGTCTCCTTTGAAGAAGGAATAAAAAGAACGGTTCAATGGATGAAAAAACATGAACAAAACGTTCTATAA
- a CDS encoding electron transfer flavoprotein subunit beta/FixA family protein, whose protein sequence is MNIYVLLKRTFDTEEKISIQNGQIAEDGAEFIINPYDEYAVEEAIQVRDAHGGEVTVVTVGGEESEKQLRTALAMGADKAVLINTEDDLDHGDQFTTAKILAHYLKEQEVDLILAGNVAIDGGSGQVGPRVAEQLDIPYVTTITKLEIDGETVTVTRDVEGDSEVIETSLPLLVTAQQGLNEPRYPSLPGIMKAKKKPLDEVELDDIDLDEGDVEAKTKTIEIYLPPKKEAGKVLEGELDAQVSELVSLLRNEAKVI, encoded by the coding sequence ATGAACATCTATGTACTTTTGAAAAGAACGTTTGATACTGAGGAGAAAATTTCGATCCAAAACGGTCAAATTGCCGAAGACGGAGCTGAATTTATCATAAATCCTTACGATGAATATGCAGTCGAAGAAGCAATCCAAGTCCGTGATGCGCATGGCGGCGAAGTGACAGTGGTAACTGTCGGCGGGGAAGAAAGCGAAAAGCAATTGAGAACGGCTTTAGCAATGGGTGCTGATAAAGCAGTCCTTATCAATACAGAGGATGATCTTGATCATGGAGATCAATTCACAACAGCCAAGATCCTTGCTCACTATTTAAAAGAGCAGGAAGTAGATTTGATTCTTGCAGGTAATGTAGCCATCGACGGTGGATCTGGACAAGTCGGGCCACGTGTGGCAGAACAGCTTGATATTCCTTATGTAACGACGATCACGAAATTGGAAATCGATGGTGAAACGGTAACGGTCACGCGTGACGTTGAAGGGGATTCAGAGGTCATCGAAACGTCTCTTCCACTATTAGTGACGGCTCAACAAGGATTGAACGAACCTCGTTACCCATCCCTTCCAGGAATCATGAAGGCAAAGAAGAAGCCTTTGGATGAAGTGGAATTGGACGATATCGATTTAGACGAAGGTGATGTAGAAGCGAAGACCAAGACAATTGAAATCTACCTTCCACCGAAGAAGGAAGCCGGTAAAGTATTAGAAGGCGAATTGGACGCTCAAGTATCAGAGCTTGTTTCCCTTCTTCGCAATGAAGCGAAAGTTATATAA
- a CDS encoding enoyl-CoA hydratase, with product MESLSWVLEGQVATVLIQRPPANALASGLIKEIDAVLDELETNSDVRVILLKGEGRFFSAGADIKEFTTIESGEEFSKLAKKGQDVFERMENFPKPIIAAIHGAALGGGLELAMGCHIRLVSENAKLGLPELQLGLVPGFAGSQRLPKLVGRAKAAEMLLTSEPISGTEAVQWGLANKAYPEDELFDKAKEMADKIAKKSPGAMKAAIELLSYTKDDRFYEGVMRESDLFGEVFVSADAKEGISAFVEKREPHFKG from the coding sequence ATGGAAAGTTTATCATGGGTCTTAGAGGGACAGGTTGCAACCGTCCTGATTCAAAGACCTCCCGCAAATGCACTCGCAAGTGGACTCATCAAGGAAATCGACGCGGTTCTTGATGAACTTGAAACCAATTCGGATGTCCGGGTGATCTTACTGAAAGGTGAGGGACGCTTCTTCTCGGCTGGTGCCGATATCAAGGAATTCACGACGATCGAAAGTGGCGAAGAATTCTCCAAGCTCGCGAAAAAAGGCCAGGACGTCTTTGAACGTATGGAGAATTTCCCGAAACCGATCATTGCAGCCATTCATGGAGCCGCTTTAGGCGGTGGATTGGAACTTGCAATGGGTTGTCACATCCGTTTGGTGAGTGAAAATGCCAAACTGGGCTTACCGGAGCTTCAACTCGGGCTGGTTCCCGGATTTGCAGGTTCCCAGCGCCTTCCGAAGCTTGTTGGACGGGCGAAAGCAGCTGAAATGCTGTTGACGAGTGAGCCGATCAGCGGAACCGAAGCCGTTCAATGGGGGCTTGCCAATAAGGCATATCCTGAAGACGAGCTTTTCGATAAGGCGAAAGAAATGGCCGATAAGATTGCGAAGAAGAGCCCGGGAGCCATGAAGGCTGCCATTGAACTATTAAGTTATACAAAAGACGACCGGTTCTATGAAGGTGTTATGAGAGAATCGGATCTGTTTGGTGAAGTATTTGTGTCCGCGGATGCCAAAGAAGGTATTTCGGCGTTCGTTGAAAAGAGAGAACCACACTTTAAAGGCTAG
- a CDS encoding alkaline phosphatase family protein, translating to MKSASKFEKTAARCWNLLNEGRPFTPIFVIGTMTLFHLQGLQQGEWFPFLISLLFTLPLFILYFYYDFPLFLRNYLWIPVIGYLLFFESPNLSLWGFGIGLYFFFTVFFWGTFYYHLRIGTDWLNFTRFWKLVLKNSDSTSGNAQEQLPKFLLLLAVWDGMMTNLATGELLPATHYFVFCGAVFALAFILHHFLFDWKPKQYDSFTTGEAMDEELTNEKVVVIVIDGMRKERFYEANTPYLDRLMEQGTEYLNMETVYPARTVVCFSSMFTGTYPKEHGMKSNMVWKLGIKVESIFDSLRKVGKKGKMLGIAHLVDSFGKDVETVTAVMHKDKADRNIINKAKVIMEEQDPDLFIVQLIGTDQIGHSRGVLYDEYIEKIEEADRLIREYVEWLETEGKMENTTLMICADHGQADGIGGHGHLDEGERYVPFFMVGPGIKQGEKVQEKHSLVSMAPTIAHLLGAPFPSHSRGPVLNEALKERWKQHE from the coding sequence TTGAAGAGCGCATCAAAATTTGAAAAAACGGCGGCCAGATGCTGGAACCTGCTGAATGAAGGGAGACCATTCACCCCTATTTTCGTAATAGGGACCATGACTCTCTTTCATTTACAGGGGCTGCAGCAAGGGGAATGGTTTCCGTTCCTCATAAGCTTGCTGTTTACCTTACCTCTATTTATTTTGTATTTCTATTATGATTTTCCGTTATTCCTGAGGAACTATTTATGGATTCCGGTCATCGGATATCTGTTATTCTTTGAATCACCCAATTTATCTCTGTGGGGATTCGGGATTGGTCTTTATTTCTTTTTCACCGTCTTTTTCTGGGGGACATTTTATTACCATCTCCGGATCGGGACGGATTGGCTGAATTTCACCCGATTTTGGAAACTGGTGTTGAAGAACAGTGACTCAACGAGCGGAAATGCCCAGGAACAGCTACCGAAATTCCTGCTGCTGTTAGCGGTGTGGGATGGAATGATGACGAATCTTGCCACCGGAGAACTGCTACCGGCCACTCATTATTTCGTATTTTGCGGTGCTGTATTCGCTTTAGCGTTCATTCTGCATCATTTCCTTTTTGACTGGAAGCCGAAGCAGTACGACTCCTTTACAACCGGTGAAGCGATGGATGAAGAGCTGACAAATGAAAAAGTGGTTGTCATCGTGATCGACGGGATGAGAAAAGAACGCTTCTATGAAGCGAATACGCCGTATCTTGATAGATTGATGGAACAGGGGACCGAGTATTTGAATATGGAAACCGTCTATCCTGCAAGAACGGTTGTCTGCTTTTCGTCCATGTTCACCGGTACGTATCCTAAGGAACACGGCATGAAATCCAATATGGTCTGGAAGCTCGGGATCAAGGTGGAAAGCATCTTTGATTCTTTACGGAAAGTAGGGAAAAAAGGGAAGATGCTGGGGATTGCCCACCTGGTGGATTCCTTCGGTAAAGATGTCGAAACAGTGACTGCCGTGATGCATAAAGACAAAGCAGATCGAAATATTATCAATAAAGCGAAAGTCATCATGGAAGAACAGGACCCTGACTTATTCATTGTCCAATTGATCGGTACAGATCAAATCGGGCACAGCAGGGGAGTCTTATATGATGAATACATCGAAAAGATTGAAGAGGCGGATCGCCTGATAAGAGAATACGTCGAGTGGCTCGAAACGGAAGGAAAGATGGAGAACACGACCCTTATGATATGTGCGGATCACGGACAGGCAGATGGAATCGGGGGACATGGTCATCTCGATGAAGGGGAAAGATACGTTCCATTCTTCATGGTCGGCCCCGGGATCAAACAGGGAGAGAAAGTACAGGAGAAACACAGTCTCGTTTCCATGGCCCCTACCATCGCCCATTTATTAGGGGCGCCATTTCCGAGTCACAGCAGGGGACCTGTCCTCAACGAGGCGTTAAAGGAGCGTTGGAAGCAACATGAATAA
- a CDS encoding glycosyltransferase family 2 protein: MNKQKVIVFMPAHNEEESIGDVIKRVPRSFHPSVDVEVLVINDGSTDRTVEVAKRAGADHIITFENNRGLGAAVREGLRASFDLHAHIGVMIDADGEYPPEQIPELLEPIFKGEADYTMGSRFLGTINGMKLHRRLGNYCFTLLQCVLLRKWIYDGQSGMRAFSRQAMEHAEIIHDYNYAQVLTLNLVRKGFRVKEIPILYYVRTTGRSFIKFKSYMSSVLPAIFQEMKKPVEKVYVEEQAHYIPSDEGTNHFT, translated from the coding sequence ATGAATAAACAGAAAGTCATCGTATTTATGCCGGCCCATAATGAAGAAGAGTCCATCGGGGATGTCATTAAGCGGGTGCCCCGCTCCTTCCACCCCTCTGTAGATGTGGAAGTATTGGTCATCAATGACGGGTCTACGGATCGAACGGTTGAAGTGGCGAAAAGGGCAGGTGCCGATCATATCATTACATTTGAGAATAATCGGGGACTCGGGGCCGCGGTTCGAGAAGGACTGCGCGCATCCTTTGATCTCCATGCTCATATCGGGGTCATGATTGATGCGGATGGAGAATACCCACCTGAACAAATACCCGAGCTATTGGAGCCGATTTTTAAAGGGGAAGCGGATTATACGATGGGTTCAAGGTTCTTGGGTACCATCAATGGAATGAAGCTTCACCGCCGATTGGGGAACTATTGTTTTACCCTTCTTCAATGCGTTCTCTTAAGAAAGTGGATCTACGACGGGCAGTCAGGTATGAGGGCATTCTCGAGGCAGGCCATGGAACATGCCGAAATCATTCATGATTACAACTACGCTCAAGTGTTAACCCTGAACCTAGTCCGTAAAGGATTTCGGGTGAAGGAAATCCCGATTTTGTATTATGTGAGGACGACGGGCCGGTCCTTCATCAAATTCAAGTCCTATATGTCATCTGTTCTTCCCGCCATTTTTCAAGAGATGAAGAAACCGGTGGAGAAAGTATATGTGGAAGAACAGGCCCATTACATCCCTTCAGATGAAGGAACGAACCATTTTACATAA
- a CDS encoding lysylphosphatidylglycerol synthase transmembrane domain-containing protein: MNKTFYKFAKNAVRFVLMGLFFILVGFYFDKEFMMEAIGQMLKHPFILLSVLGIYFLSFLLKGMAWKIYLNEHVRLSSCLIGLFYSLLFNHLFPLKVGDGLRVMVMNQREKQISVARSFHSVFVLRVMDILFLMILAGIGLLIIPLPLKLPGLYSIGLVGCAVLIGVLLLRYVASDFLSGQLSMLKTALSGGRGLMVITLVFLSWILEGAILYGVSMVMLEPLSMGKAVWVNSVTIIGQLFQFAPGGIGTYESVMSYTLLSAGIPLGIGLSMAIVSHGLKFIFSFIVGGIVIAVSPVSFKNVKRWSRMKG, from the coding sequence ATGAACAAAACGTTCTATAAGTTCGCAAAGAATGCTGTTAGATTCGTATTAATGGGTCTTTTCTTCATCCTGGTCGGCTTCTATTTTGACAAAGAGTTTATGATGGAAGCCATCGGGCAGATGCTAAAGCATCCATTTATCCTGCTCAGTGTTTTGGGAATCTATTTTTTATCCTTTTTACTGAAAGGGATGGCGTGGAAAATCTACCTGAATGAACATGTGCGATTATCAAGCTGTTTAATCGGTTTGTTTTACAGCTTGTTGTTTAATCATCTGTTTCCATTGAAGGTAGGAGACGGGCTGCGGGTTATGGTGATGAATCAGCGTGAAAAGCAAATCAGTGTAGCACGTTCGTTTCATTCTGTATTCGTTTTGCGAGTGATGGATATTTTATTTCTCATGATTCTGGCAGGGATCGGCCTGCTGATTATTCCGCTGCCACTAAAACTGCCAGGTTTATACTCGATTGGATTGGTCGGGTGTGCCGTATTGATAGGGGTACTTCTCCTCAGGTATGTCGCTTCCGACTTTCTCTCAGGGCAGCTCAGTATGCTGAAAACTGCCTTATCAGGGGGCAGGGGGCTCATGGTCATCACCCTTGTATTCTTGAGCTGGATATTGGAAGGGGCCATTCTTTACGGCGTGTCCATGGTCATGCTTGAACCCCTATCTATGGGGAAAGCGGTTTGGGTCAACAGTGTGACGATCATCGGCCAGTTATTTCAATTTGCCCCTGGAGGAATTGGTACGTATGAATCGGTCATGAGCTATACATTGCTTTCTGCCGGTATCCCACTTGGCATAGGTCTTTCCATGGCGATCGTGAGCCATGGGTTAAAGTTTATATTTTCCTTTATAGTAGGAGGAATCGTAATTGCTGTATCTCCGGTTTCCTTCAAAAATGTGAAACGTTGGAGCAGGATGAAAGGATGA
- the uvrC gene encoding excinuclease ABC subunit UvrC: MNQNITNKLALLPDQPGCYLMKDRQGTIIYVGKAKVLKNRVRSYFTGSHDAKTQRLVGEIEDFEYIMTSSDLEALVLEMNLIKKYDPKYNVMLKDDKSYPFIKLTNERHPRLITTRKVQRGKGKYFGPYPNVGAANETKKLLDRLYPLRKCNTLPDRACLYYHMGQCLAPCIKEVSKDTYRDMTDEIARFLNGGYKEIKKQLTVKMNEASENLEFERAKEFRDQILHIEATMEKQKMTMTDFTDRDVFGYSVDKGWMCVQVFFVRQGKLIERDVSLFPLYNEPEDEFLTFLGQFYSKSNHFKPKEIFLPEEIDIELAEKLLEVKMTQPKRGKKKELVKLAEKNAQQALGEKFALIERDEERTIKAIERLGEHMGIYTPFRIEAFDNSNIQGSDPVSAMIVFLDGKPEKKEYRKYKIKTVKGPDDYDSMREVVRRRYTRVLKDGLPLPDLIIIDGGKGQIEAARDVIENELGLDIPIGGLAKDDKHQTSELLYGNPLQIVPLEKRSQEFYLLQRIQDEVHRFAITFHRQLRGKSAFQSTLDDIDGIGPKRKKQLLKHFGSMKKMKEATVEEFTEIGIPEAVAKVLVEKLK; the protein is encoded by the coding sequence ATGAATCAGAATATCACGAATAAATTAGCGCTGCTGCCTGATCAACCGGGGTGTTATTTAATGAAGGACAGGCAGGGGACGATCATCTATGTGGGAAAGGCCAAGGTTTTGAAAAATCGGGTGCGTTCCTATTTTACCGGCTCCCATGACGCGAAGACCCAGCGGCTGGTAGGGGAGATCGAGGACTTCGAGTACATCATGACGTCATCTGATCTGGAGGCCCTTGTCCTCGAAATGAATTTGATCAAAAAGTATGACCCTAAATACAATGTCATGTTGAAGGATGATAAAAGCTATCCGTTCATCAAGTTAACGAATGAACGGCACCCGCGACTCATTACCACACGAAAGGTCCAGCGTGGAAAGGGAAAGTACTTCGGTCCTTATCCAAATGTCGGAGCGGCAAATGAAACGAAAAAACTTCTCGACCGCTTGTATCCTCTACGGAAGTGCAATACGCTTCCTGACCGGGCCTGCCTTTACTATCATATGGGCCAATGTCTCGCTCCCTGTATTAAAGAAGTGAGCAAAGACACGTACCGGGATATGACAGATGAAATAGCCAGATTCCTCAATGGAGGATACAAGGAAATCAAGAAACAGCTCACGGTGAAAATGAATGAAGCCTCGGAAAATCTGGAATTTGAAAGAGCGAAGGAATTCCGCGATCAGATTCTCCATATCGAAGCGACCATGGAAAAACAGAAGATGACGATGACCGATTTCACCGACCGTGATGTGTTCGGATATTCCGTTGATAAAGGCTGGATGTGTGTTCAGGTATTCTTCGTCCGGCAAGGGAAGCTCATTGAGCGGGATGTGTCTTTATTCCCTCTCTATAATGAACCCGAGGATGAGTTCCTGACGTTCCTTGGTCAGTTCTACTCCAAATCCAACCACTTTAAGCCCAAGGAGATCTTTTTGCCTGAAGAGATCGATATCGAACTCGCGGAAAAACTTCTTGAGGTAAAAATGACCCAGCCTAAACGAGGGAAAAAGAAAGAGCTTGTGAAGCTTGCCGAGAAAAATGCCCAGCAGGCACTGGGGGAGAAGTTCGCCCTTATTGAAAGAGATGAAGAACGGACGATCAAAGCCATTGAAAGGCTTGGGGAGCATATGGGGATTTACACCCCTTTCCGGATTGAAGCCTTTGATAACTCCAATATTCAAGGTTCGGATCCTGTTTCGGCCATGATCGTCTTCTTAGACGGGAAACCGGAAAAGAAAGAATATCGTAAATACAAGATCAAAACCGTGAAAGGTCCTGATGATTATGATTCCATGAGGGAGGTGGTCCGGAGAAGGTATACGAGAGTGCTGAAAGACGGACTTCCTTTACCGGACCTCATCATCATCGATGGAGGAAAAGGTCAGATCGAAGCGGCAAGGGATGTGATCGAGAATGAATTGGGTCTCGACATCCCGATTGGCGGTCTTGCGAAAGACGATAAGCATCAGACGTCGGAACTGCTGTACGGCAACCCGCTGCAAATCGTCCCACTTGAAAAGCGCAGCCAGGAATTCTATCTCCTCCAGCGAATCCAGGATGAAGTCCACAGGTTTGCCATCACCTTCCACCGTCAGCTAAGAGGCAAAAGCGCCTTCCAATCCACCCTCGACGACATCGACGGCATCGGACCAAAACGAAAGAAACAACTTCTTAAACACTTTGGCTCCATGAAAAAGATGAAAGAAGCGACAGTCGAGGAATTTACAGAGATAGGAATTCCGGAAGCCGTGGCAAAGGTATTGGTGGAGAAATTGAAGTAG